Genomic window (uncultured Campylobacter sp.):
GGGCTCGCGCACCGCAAAGGGCAAGGCGGTCGTAAATTTAATCCAGCTCGGCGCGGACGAAAAGATAATGGCAATCATCCCTACGACCGATTTTGATCCGAGCAAGTCGCTCGTATTTTTCACTCGCAACGGCATCGTAAAACGCACGAATTTAAGCGAGTTTAAAAACATCCGCTCACTCGGCATCCGCGCCATCAGCCTAGATGAGGACGATACGCTGGTGACTGCGCTCATCGCTCCAAACAGCGCCGAGGAGATGCAAAACTACAAAGGAGGCGCCTTAAGCGGCGACGATCTGGACGGCGGCGAAGCTGAAGAAGCCTTAGAGCAGATCGAGCAGGATATTTTGGAGGGAAGCGAGAATGAAATTTCGGATGAAATTTCTCAAGACGAGGGCGCGCAAGACGGCGAGCCGCAAAGCGCCAACGAAAATATGCTCTTCATCGCTACGAAAAAGGGAATGTGCCTTAAATTTAATCTAAATAAAATTCGCCAGATGGGGCGCATCGCTCGCGGCGTAAAGGGTATTAAATTTAAAGAAAAAGGTGACGAGGTCATCGGCGCCGCGTTTATTCTAAGCGATATGCAAGAAATTTTAAGCGTGAGCCAAAAGGGTATCGGCAAGCGCACGACCGCGAGCGAGTATCGCCTCACAAACCGCGGCGGCAAGGGCGTCATCTGCATGAAGCTCACCAACCGCACGGGCGAGCTCATCGGCGTCGTGATGGTCGATGAGGAGATGGATCTTATGGCGCTAACCACCAGCGGCAAGATGATCCGCGTCGATATGCAAAGCATCCGCAAAGCGGGCCGCAACACTAGCGGCGTCATCGTCGTAAATGTCGAGGGCGACGACGTCGTGAGCATCGCGACCTGCCCGAAAGCCGAGGAGGGCGACGAGGGCGAAGCGGACGAGCTTGCGCAGGATGAAAATTTATTAAATTCAAATTTAGATAGCAAAGATTCGCAGAGCGAGGGCCCTAGCGATGAAATTTTAAAAGGAGGAGAGGATGAGTAGTTACAATATCGCCATCGTAGGCGCTACAGGCGCCGTAGGCGAGGAGATTTTACGCGTCTTAGACGAGATGAACTTCCCCGTGAAGGACATACTGCCGCTTGCGAGCGCAAAGAGCGCGGGCGAGAAGGTGGAATTTCGCGGCAAAGAATACGTCGTGAGGGAGCTAACGGACAGCACCTTCGACGAAAACGAGATCGACATCGCATTTTTTAGTGCGGGCGGCTCCATTTCGGCGCATTACGTGCCATTTGCTGCGGCAAGCGGCGCGGTGGTGATCGACAACACGAGCCACTTTCGCATGCAAGAGGATGTTCCGCTCGTAGTGCCCGAGTGTAATCCTCAGGATATAAAGCTATGGGAAGAGACGGGCATCATCGCTAATCCGAACTGCTCGACCATCCAGATGGTTCAAATTTTAAAGCCGCTTGATGATGCGTTTGAAATAGAGCGCGTGGACGTAAGCACCTATCAAGCCGCCAGCGGCGCAGGCAAAGAGGGCATGGAAGAGCTCGTTTTTCAGCTGCAAAAATTCTTTGAATTTAAGCTTGATGAGTGCAAACCTAAAGTTTTCGCGCACCAGCTAGCATTTAACGTCATCCCGCACATCGACGTGTTTTTGGACAACGACTACACCAAAGAAGAGATGAAGATGGTAAACGAAACGCAGAAAATTTTGCATAAAAACTTCGCCGTTTCGGCTACCTGCGTGCGCGTGCCGGTGCTGCGCAGCCACAGCGAGGCGATCACGATTAAATTTAAAAAGGATTTCGAGATTAGCCGCGTGCGCGAAATTTTAAGAAATGCGCCTAGCATCGTGCTCGTAGACGATCCGAGCAAAAACGAGTACCCGATGCCGCTGCTTTCGAGCGACACGAACGAAACCTACGTCGGCAGGCTTCGCAGGGACAATTTCGACGATAAAATTCTGCATCTTTGGTGCAGCGCCGATCAAATCCGCGTCGGAGCGGCGACAAACGCCGTGCGCATCGCGCTTCGCTGGATCGATATGCAGCAAGACAAGTAGGATAAATTTAGCAGAGTTGCCGAGCCTTTGTGCGCGGATACGGTTGCGCGCGTGATTTCGGCGTCGAGACCGTGCGAATAAATTTGCAAATTGGTCTAGTTAAAATTTAAGACCGCGAGCTGAAATTTTGCGCCTTAACCTGGCGCAAAATTTTAAAGACTCAAACGGACGCGACTAAATGGGATAAATTTACGCGATTGCAAACGAGCGTAAATTTAAACGGACACTTCGGCATGGGGCGGCTTTTAAATTTATACGTCCGTTTGCGGAGCAGCTAATCCTAAATTAAAATTTAAGGAAGAAATGAAAGCTATATTTGAAAAATTTTTGCTTTGCAGCAAATTTTTAACCCTCCTGCCAGTGCTTTTTTGCATCGCGGCAGGCGCGGCGATATTTGTGATGGCAAGCTACGAAATCTGTTCGGCGCTCTATAAAATCGTGGAATTTTTCCTAGCCCCGCAGAGCGAGCGAGCGCTTTACATTGATATTTTAAGCGAGATAATAACGGCGATCGATCTATATCTGGTCGCTATAGTGCTGCTAATCTTCGTATTTGGAATTTACGAGCTGTTTATCGAC
Coding sequences:
- a CDS encoding aspartate-semialdehyde dehydrogenase, encoding MSSYNIAIVGATGAVGEEILRVLDEMNFPVKDILPLASAKSAGEKVEFRGKEYVVRELTDSTFDENEIDIAFFSAGGSISAHYVPFAAASGAVVIDNTSHFRMQEDVPLVVPECNPQDIKLWEETGIIANPNCSTIQMVQILKPLDDAFEIERVDVSTYQAASGAGKEGMEELVFQLQKFFEFKLDECKPKVFAHQLAFNVIPHIDVFLDNDYTKEEMKMVNETQKILHKNFAVSATCVRVPVLRSHSEAITIKFKKDFEISRVREILRNAPSIVLVDDPSKNEYPMPLLSSDTNETYVGRLRRDNFDDKILHLWCSADQIRVGAATNAVRIALRWIDMQQDK
- a CDS encoding YqhA family protein, translated to MKAIFEKFLLCSKFLTLLPVLFCIAAGAAIFVMASYEICSALYKIVEFFLAPQSERALYIDILSEIITAIDLYLVAIVLLIFVFGIYELFIDEFVDLNLQVLKIASLDELKHKLGSIIIMVLVVDFFKRILHTDFTTPLDMLLLAGAIFAVCLALYILSKFKG